The following are from one region of the Brienomyrus brachyistius isolate T26 chromosome 13, BBRACH_0.4, whole genome shotgun sequence genome:
- the plekha7a gene encoding pleckstrin homology domain-containing family A member 7 isoform X3 — protein sequence MSMPHPSQRPSSMVSESSAAVTSSVTDAVSGPKGSKSGGKVHNFGKRDHAIKRNPNIPVVVRGWLFKQDSSGMRLWKRRWFVLSDFCLFYYKDSREETVLGSIPLPSYVVAPVDPDDHISRKYAFKAVHTGMRSYIYNRHSVIGSQAEHSGMRTYYFSADTLEDMNGWVRAMNQAALMQTHGLSRETTKSNKDGKLAAPQANHVNGKQKSPAQLDGTRQPGRPEKVNSFERSDPGRGERYGFRKDEGRATGRSPSGGRDVDAFSPNSSFSRAPSVPPMHKMAVQPEQNGGVPHSRGVPPTMGMEQQRKNTLAQVEHWVKVQKGDPMSLPPSEHTLQRRSLRPQANAADPYPSLPKASRHSMGATPPLAPRHLTGDYKYAHDRLSHLRMSTDERVAHKEDTVWQLYEWQQRQQFRYGSPTVPMYGIDPTSFRAALEVPRSVSVPPSPSDVPPQGPPPKTLSPRRLHTPAERVTVRPPHERPSVVVPPSGSPLQMRTQLSKTSQMERRSMPSMGYITHTVSTPSLHGKSADDTYMQLKKDLEYLDLKVPGCEMLKDKTTKPVKIAESDVDVKLSRLCEQDKILQDLETRIRTLKEDKDKLESVLDMSHQQMEQYRDQPAHTEKIAYQQRLLREDVVHIRAEISQLSTEMENAWNHYSRLETDLEHLREALQDQMSRDILSQQEKGQMRKELWRIEDVMVGLSSSKANYKVTIESIQNPERKLVPSVSSSFVPSLSMSVSTSTVKPPQRGPTPNSRGSQQPTWSPPVYQQPAPTWVDEDVPPRPPLPYLYSPDEQPPVVPPLPKEASVIRHTSVRGLKRQSDERRRDREVGPYINGDYKGEIRPYLSEPDLLGLGEPDLSYEMLEPDAGYQTLPSKGPASSNSRLDPVSFVVLRRGSPASGLKERPKSALERLYSEEPRRGARMSADEQVERMKRHQKALVRDRKRTLSQGGGTRASSSSSSSCPRPLSADLGSWRREQEFDLQLLDRAVQGEEQHPENQEHQRPHSDEWLVVKAKPSREPDQEPLDYSLDLTRELSKPQKVAIPERYVDSDPEEPLSPQEKEARNRKVERIKSILAKSSLQNLQPPTAPLRPEFMDIDQALQEQERIITISYTLASEASQKSKEVAERRSGGGVYLSAVY from the exons ATGTCTATGCCGCATCCCAGCCAGCGGCCCTCCAGCATGGTCAGCGagtcttctgcagctgtcaCCTCTTCCGTGACGGACGCCGTCTCCGGACCTAAG GGCTCCAAGTCGGGGGGAAAGGTCCACAACTTCGGAAAGAGGGACCATGCCATCAAAAGGAACCCAAACATACCAGTGGTAGTGAGAGGCTGGCTCTTCAAGCAG GACAGCTCCGGAATGAGGCTGTGGAAGCGGAGGTGGTTTGTCCTGTCTGATTTCTGCCTGTTTTATTACAAAG ACAGCCGGGAGGAGACAGTCTTGGGCAGTATTCCTCTGCCCAGTTATGTTGTCGCTCCGGTGGACCCCGACGACCACATCAGCCGCAAGTACGCCTTCAAG GCGGTGCACACAGGGATGCGCTCCTACATTTACAACAGGCACTCTGTGATTGGCTCTCAGGCTGAGCACAGCGGTATGCGCACGTACTACTTCAGCGCCGACACCCTGGAGGACATGAACGGTTGGGTCCGTGCCATGAACCAGGCGGCACTCATGCAGACCCATGGGCTCAGTAG GGAGACGACAAAGTCTAACAAGGATGGCAAGCTGGCCGCCCCGCAGGCGAATCACGTCAATGGAAAGCAGAAAAGCCCCGCCCAACTGGATGGCACGCGCCAGCCTGGGAGGCCGGAGAAGGTGAACAGCTTTGAGAGGTCTGACCCGGGGCGCGGGGAGCGCTATGGCTTCCGGAAAGATGAGGGTCGTGCCACTGGCAGGTCTCCGTCCGGAGGCAGGGACGTAGACGCCTTTTCCCCAAACTCATCCTTCTCACGGGCCCCGTCGGTGCCCCCCATGCACAAGATGGCCGTCCAGCCCGAGCAGAATGGAGGCGTACCGCACAGTCGGGGCGTGCCCCCCACCATGGGCATGGAGCAGCAGAGGAAGAACACGCTGGCCCAGGTGGAGCACTGGGTGAAGGTGCAGAAGGGAGACCCCATGAG CCTGCCGCCCTCTGAGCACACGCTCCAACGGAGAAGCCTGCGGCCGCAGGCGAACGCCGCGGATCCCTACCCGTCGTTGCCGAAGGCCTCGCGCCACTCGATGGGCGCTACCCCCCCTCTGGCACCCCGTCACCTGACCGGCGACTACAAGTATGCCCACGACCGGCTGAGTCACCTGCGCATGTCCACGGACGAGCGCGTGGCCCATAAGGAGGACACCGTGTGGCAGCTGTACGAGTGGCAGCAGCGGCAGCAGTTCCGCTACGGCAGCCCGACGGTGCCCATGTACGGCATCGACCCCACCTCCTTCAGGGCGGCCCTGGAGGTTCCCCGCTCTGTCTCGGTGCCTCCGTCGCCCTCCGATGTCCCCCCACAGGGGCCCCCACCGAAGACCCTTTCACCGCGGAGGCTTCACACACCCGCCGAGCGGGTGACCGTACGACCACCGCATGAGAGGCCGTCCGTGGTAGTGCCTCCCTCAGGCTCCCCCCTGCAAATGCGCACCCAGCTGTCCAAG ACTTCTCAGATGGAGAGGCGATCGATGCCGTCCATGGGCTACATCACGCACACAGTCAGCACCCCCAGTTTACATGGTAAATCG GCTGATGATACTTACATGCAGCTGAAGAAGGACCTGGAGTATCTAGACCTGAAG GTGCCCGGATGCGAGATGTTAAAAGACAAAACAACGAAACCTGTAAAAATAGCCGAGAGCGATGTAGAC GTGAAGCTGAGCAGACTGTGTGAGCAGGACAAGATCCTCCAGGACCTGGAGACACGGATCCGGACGCTAAAGGAGGATAAG GACAAGCTGGAGTCGGTGCTGGACATGTCCCACCAGCAGATGGAGCAGTACCGCGACCAGCCAGCCCATACCGAGAAGATTGCTTACCAGCAGAGGCTGCTGCGAGAAGATGTGGTGCACATCAGGGCAGAGATCTCCCAGCTGTCCACG GAGATGGAGAACGCTTGGAATCATTACAGCCGGCTGGAAACGGACCTGGAGCATTTAAGGGAGGCCTTGCAGGACCAGATGAGCCGGGACATCCTGTCACAG CAAGAGAAGGGTCAAATGAGGAAGGAGTTGTGGAGGATCGAGGATGTCATGGTGGGGCTAAGTTCCAGCAAGGCCAACTACAAAGTCACCATAGAATCTATACAGAACCCAG AGAGAAAACTCGTGCCTTCAGTGTCGTCGTCCTTTGTGCCTTCGCTGTCCATGAGCGTCTCCACGTCAACTGTCAAGCCGCCCCAGCGAGGCCCCACCCCCAATAGCCGGGGGTCGCAGCAGCCGACGTGGAGCCCCCCAGTGTATCAACAGCCTGCGCCGACGTGG GTCGATGAGGACGTCCCTCCCAGACCCCCCCTGCCCTACCTGTACAGCCCTGATGAGCAGCCCCCCgtcgtgccccccctccccaaggagGCGTCAGTCATCCGACACACGTCTGTCCGGGGCTTGAAGCGCCAATCCGATGAGAGGAGGCGAGACAGGGAGGTTGGTCCGTACATCAATGGAGACTACAAG GGGGAAATCCGGCCATACCTAAGTGAGCCGGACCTGCTTGGGTTGGGAGAACCGGACTTGAGCTACGAGATGCTGGAGCCGGATGCTGGCTACCAGACGTTACCGAGCAAAG GCCCAGCCAGCTCCAATTCAAGGCTGGACCCCGTCTCCTTCGTGGTGCTTAGAAGGGGATCGCCCGCATCTGGCCTGAAG GAGAGACCGAAGAGTGCCCTGGAGCGGCTGTACTCGGAGGAGCCTCGCCGTGGGGCCCGCATGAGTGCCGACGAGCAGGTGGAGCGCATGAAGAGGCACCAGAAAGCGCTGGTGCGAGACCGCAAGCGCACACTGAGCCAGGGGGGCGGAACCCgggcttcctcctcctcctcctcttcgtgCCCCCGGCCCCTCTCTGCCGACCTGGGCTCA TGGAGACGAGAGCAGGAATTCGACTTGCAGTTGCTGGACCGGGCGGTGCAAGGTGAGGAGCAGCACCCCGAGAACCAGGAGCACCAGCGCCCGCATTCGGATGAGTGGCTGGTCGTGAAGGCCAAGCCGTCACGGGAGCCAGACCAGGAGCCTCTGGACTACAGTCTTGACCTCACCCGTGAG CTCTCCAAGCCGCAGAAGGTGGCCATCCCAGAGCGCTACGTGGACTCAGATCCCGAGGAGCCGCTGAGCCCACAGGAGAAGGAGGCTCGTAACCGCAAAGTCGAGCGCATCAAGAGCATCCTGGCTAAATCCAG TCTTCAGAACCTCCAGCCACCAACTGCGCCGCTGAGGCCGGAATTCATGGACATTGACCAAGccttgcaggaacaggagcgcataATCACCATCTCCTACACGCTAGCGTCCGAGGCTTCGCAGAAGAGCAAGGAGGTGGCAG
- the plekha7a gene encoding pleckstrin homology domain-containing family A member 7 isoform X1 gives MAAPLGRDALPAFWSYGVCKDGRVFFINDETHRTTWLHPRTGEPVNSGHMMRSDLPRGWEEGFTDQGASYFINHNQRTTTFRHPVTGQFSSENGDFSIREQSNPRMSMPHPSQRPSSMVSESSAAVTSSVTDAVSGPKGSKSGGKVHNFGKRDHAIKRNPNIPVVVRGWLFKQDSSGMRLWKRRWFVLSDFCLFYYKDSREETVLGSIPLPSYVVAPVDPDDHISRKYAFKAVHTGMRSYIYNRHSVIGSQAEHSGMRTYYFSADTLEDMNGWVRAMNQAALMQTHGLSRETTKSNKDGKLAAPQANHVNGKQKSPAQLDGTRQPGRPEKVNSFERSDPGRGERYGFRKDEGRATGRSPSGGRDVDAFSPNSSFSRAPSVPPMHKMAVQPEQNGGVPHSRGVPPTMGMEQQRKNTLAQVEHWVKVQKGDPMSLPPSEHTLQRRSLRPQANAADPYPSLPKASRHSMGATPPLAPRHLTGDYKYAHDRLSHLRMSTDERVAHKEDTVWQLYEWQQRQQFRYGSPTVPMYGIDPTSFRAALEVPRSVSVPPSPSDVPPQGPPPKTLSPRRLHTPAERVTVRPPHERPSVVVPPSGSPLQMRTQLSKTSQMERRSMPSMGYITHTVSTPSLHGKSADDTYMQLKKDLEYLDLKVPGCEMLKDKTTKPVKIAESDVDVKLSRLCEQDKILQDLETRIRTLKEDKDKLESVLDMSHQQMEQYRDQPAHTEKIAYQQRLLREDVVHIRAEISQLSTEMENAWNHYSRLETDLEHLREALQDQMSRDILSQQEKGQMRKELWRIEDVMVGLSSSKANYKVTIESIQNPERKLVPSVSSSFVPSLSMSVSTSTVKPPQRGPTPNSRGSQQPTWSPPVYQQPAPTWVDEDVPPRPPLPYLYSPDEQPPVVPPLPKEASVIRHTSVRGLKRQSDERRRDREVGPYINGDYKGEIRPYLSEPDLLGLGEPDLSYEMLEPDAGYQTLPSKGPASSNSRLDPVSFVVLRRGSPASGLKERPKSALERLYSEEPRRGARMSADEQVERMKRHQKALVRDRKRTLSQGGGTRASSSSSSSCPRPLSADLGSWRREQEFDLQLLDRAVQGEEQHPENQEHQRPHSDEWLVVKAKPSREPDQEPLDYSLDLTRELSKPQKVAIPERYVDSDPEEPLSPQEKEARNRKVERIKSILAKSSLQNLQPPTAPLRPEFMDIDQALQEQERIITISYTLASEASQKSKEVAAKAVSDH, from the exons CCATAACCAGAGGACCACAACTTTCCGGCATCCTGTGACTGGCCAGTTTTCTTCTGAGAACGGTGATTTCAGCATCAGAGAGCA GTCAAACCCCCGCATGTCTATGCCGCATCCCAGCCAGCGGCCCTCCAGCATGGTCAGCGagtcttctgcagctgtcaCCTCTTCCGTGACGGACGCCGTCTCCGGACCTAAG GGCTCCAAGTCGGGGGGAAAGGTCCACAACTTCGGAAAGAGGGACCATGCCATCAAAAGGAACCCAAACATACCAGTGGTAGTGAGAGGCTGGCTCTTCAAGCAG GACAGCTCCGGAATGAGGCTGTGGAAGCGGAGGTGGTTTGTCCTGTCTGATTTCTGCCTGTTTTATTACAAAG ACAGCCGGGAGGAGACAGTCTTGGGCAGTATTCCTCTGCCCAGTTATGTTGTCGCTCCGGTGGACCCCGACGACCACATCAGCCGCAAGTACGCCTTCAAG GCGGTGCACACAGGGATGCGCTCCTACATTTACAACAGGCACTCTGTGATTGGCTCTCAGGCTGAGCACAGCGGTATGCGCACGTACTACTTCAGCGCCGACACCCTGGAGGACATGAACGGTTGGGTCCGTGCCATGAACCAGGCGGCACTCATGCAGACCCATGGGCTCAGTAG GGAGACGACAAAGTCTAACAAGGATGGCAAGCTGGCCGCCCCGCAGGCGAATCACGTCAATGGAAAGCAGAAAAGCCCCGCCCAACTGGATGGCACGCGCCAGCCTGGGAGGCCGGAGAAGGTGAACAGCTTTGAGAGGTCTGACCCGGGGCGCGGGGAGCGCTATGGCTTCCGGAAAGATGAGGGTCGTGCCACTGGCAGGTCTCCGTCCGGAGGCAGGGACGTAGACGCCTTTTCCCCAAACTCATCCTTCTCACGGGCCCCGTCGGTGCCCCCCATGCACAAGATGGCCGTCCAGCCCGAGCAGAATGGAGGCGTACCGCACAGTCGGGGCGTGCCCCCCACCATGGGCATGGAGCAGCAGAGGAAGAACACGCTGGCCCAGGTGGAGCACTGGGTGAAGGTGCAGAAGGGAGACCCCATGAG CCTGCCGCCCTCTGAGCACACGCTCCAACGGAGAAGCCTGCGGCCGCAGGCGAACGCCGCGGATCCCTACCCGTCGTTGCCGAAGGCCTCGCGCCACTCGATGGGCGCTACCCCCCCTCTGGCACCCCGTCACCTGACCGGCGACTACAAGTATGCCCACGACCGGCTGAGTCACCTGCGCATGTCCACGGACGAGCGCGTGGCCCATAAGGAGGACACCGTGTGGCAGCTGTACGAGTGGCAGCAGCGGCAGCAGTTCCGCTACGGCAGCCCGACGGTGCCCATGTACGGCATCGACCCCACCTCCTTCAGGGCGGCCCTGGAGGTTCCCCGCTCTGTCTCGGTGCCTCCGTCGCCCTCCGATGTCCCCCCACAGGGGCCCCCACCGAAGACCCTTTCACCGCGGAGGCTTCACACACCCGCCGAGCGGGTGACCGTACGACCACCGCATGAGAGGCCGTCCGTGGTAGTGCCTCCCTCAGGCTCCCCCCTGCAAATGCGCACCCAGCTGTCCAAG ACTTCTCAGATGGAGAGGCGATCGATGCCGTCCATGGGCTACATCACGCACACAGTCAGCACCCCCAGTTTACATGGTAAATCG GCTGATGATACTTACATGCAGCTGAAGAAGGACCTGGAGTATCTAGACCTGAAG GTGCCCGGATGCGAGATGTTAAAAGACAAAACAACGAAACCTGTAAAAATAGCCGAGAGCGATGTAGAC GTGAAGCTGAGCAGACTGTGTGAGCAGGACAAGATCCTCCAGGACCTGGAGACACGGATCCGGACGCTAAAGGAGGATAAG GACAAGCTGGAGTCGGTGCTGGACATGTCCCACCAGCAGATGGAGCAGTACCGCGACCAGCCAGCCCATACCGAGAAGATTGCTTACCAGCAGAGGCTGCTGCGAGAAGATGTGGTGCACATCAGGGCAGAGATCTCCCAGCTGTCCACG GAGATGGAGAACGCTTGGAATCATTACAGCCGGCTGGAAACGGACCTGGAGCATTTAAGGGAGGCCTTGCAGGACCAGATGAGCCGGGACATCCTGTCACAG CAAGAGAAGGGTCAAATGAGGAAGGAGTTGTGGAGGATCGAGGATGTCATGGTGGGGCTAAGTTCCAGCAAGGCCAACTACAAAGTCACCATAGAATCTATACAGAACCCAG AGAGAAAACTCGTGCCTTCAGTGTCGTCGTCCTTTGTGCCTTCGCTGTCCATGAGCGTCTCCACGTCAACTGTCAAGCCGCCCCAGCGAGGCCCCACCCCCAATAGCCGGGGGTCGCAGCAGCCGACGTGGAGCCCCCCAGTGTATCAACAGCCTGCGCCGACGTGG GTCGATGAGGACGTCCCTCCCAGACCCCCCCTGCCCTACCTGTACAGCCCTGATGAGCAGCCCCCCgtcgtgccccccctccccaaggagGCGTCAGTCATCCGACACACGTCTGTCCGGGGCTTGAAGCGCCAATCCGATGAGAGGAGGCGAGACAGGGAGGTTGGTCCGTACATCAATGGAGACTACAAG GGGGAAATCCGGCCATACCTAAGTGAGCCGGACCTGCTTGGGTTGGGAGAACCGGACTTGAGCTACGAGATGCTGGAGCCGGATGCTGGCTACCAGACGTTACCGAGCAAAG GCCCAGCCAGCTCCAATTCAAGGCTGGACCCCGTCTCCTTCGTGGTGCTTAGAAGGGGATCGCCCGCATCTGGCCTGAAG GAGAGACCGAAGAGTGCCCTGGAGCGGCTGTACTCGGAGGAGCCTCGCCGTGGGGCCCGCATGAGTGCCGACGAGCAGGTGGAGCGCATGAAGAGGCACCAGAAAGCGCTGGTGCGAGACCGCAAGCGCACACTGAGCCAGGGGGGCGGAACCCgggcttcctcctcctcctcctcttcgtgCCCCCGGCCCCTCTCTGCCGACCTGGGCTCA TGGAGACGAGAGCAGGAATTCGACTTGCAGTTGCTGGACCGGGCGGTGCAAGGTGAGGAGCAGCACCCCGAGAACCAGGAGCACCAGCGCCCGCATTCGGATGAGTGGCTGGTCGTGAAGGCCAAGCCGTCACGGGAGCCAGACCAGGAGCCTCTGGACTACAGTCTTGACCTCACCCGTGAG CTCTCCAAGCCGCAGAAGGTGGCCATCCCAGAGCGCTACGTGGACTCAGATCCCGAGGAGCCGCTGAGCCCACAGGAGAAGGAGGCTCGTAACCGCAAAGTCGAGCGCATCAAGAGCATCCTGGCTAAATCCAG TCTTCAGAACCTCCAGCCACCAACTGCGCCGCTGAGGCCGGAATTCATGGACATTGACCAAGccttgcaggaacaggagcgcataATCACCATCTCCTACACGCTAGCGTCCGAGGCTTCGCAGAAGAGCAAGGAGGTGGCAG
- the plekha7a gene encoding pleckstrin homology domain-containing family A member 7 isoform X2 has product MWSQPGLSSSLARSGHPFYHVSFSHNQRTTTFRHPVTGQFSSENGDFSIREQSNPRMSMPHPSQRPSSMVSESSAAVTSSVTDAVSGPKGSKSGGKVHNFGKRDHAIKRNPNIPVVVRGWLFKQDSSGMRLWKRRWFVLSDFCLFYYKDSREETVLGSIPLPSYVVAPVDPDDHISRKYAFKAVHTGMRSYIYNRHSVIGSQAEHSGMRTYYFSADTLEDMNGWVRAMNQAALMQTHGLSRETTKSNKDGKLAAPQANHVNGKQKSPAQLDGTRQPGRPEKVNSFERSDPGRGERYGFRKDEGRATGRSPSGGRDVDAFSPNSSFSRAPSVPPMHKMAVQPEQNGGVPHSRGVPPTMGMEQQRKNTLAQVEHWVKVQKGDPMSLPPSEHTLQRRSLRPQANAADPYPSLPKASRHSMGATPPLAPRHLTGDYKYAHDRLSHLRMSTDERVAHKEDTVWQLYEWQQRQQFRYGSPTVPMYGIDPTSFRAALEVPRSVSVPPSPSDVPPQGPPPKTLSPRRLHTPAERVTVRPPHERPSVVVPPSGSPLQMRTQLSKTSQMERRSMPSMGYITHTVSTPSLHGKSADDTYMQLKKDLEYLDLKVPGCEMLKDKTTKPVKIAESDVDVKLSRLCEQDKILQDLETRIRTLKEDKDKLESVLDMSHQQMEQYRDQPAHTEKIAYQQRLLREDVVHIRAEISQLSTEMENAWNHYSRLETDLEHLREALQDQMSRDILSQQEKGQMRKELWRIEDVMVGLSSSKANYKVTIESIQNPERKLVPSVSSSFVPSLSMSVSTSTVKPPQRGPTPNSRGSQQPTWSPPVYQQPAPTWVDEDVPPRPPLPYLYSPDEQPPVVPPLPKEASVIRHTSVRGLKRQSDERRRDREVGPYINGDYKGEIRPYLSEPDLLGLGEPDLSYEMLEPDAGYQTLPSKGPASSNSRLDPVSFVVLRRGSPASGLKERPKSALERLYSEEPRRGARMSADEQVERMKRHQKALVRDRKRTLSQGGGTRASSSSSSSCPRPLSADLGSWRREQEFDLQLLDRAVQGEEQHPENQEHQRPHSDEWLVVKAKPSREPDQEPLDYSLDLTRELSKPQKVAIPERYVDSDPEEPLSPQEKEARNRKVERIKSILAKSSLQNLQPPTAPLRPEFMDIDQALQEQERIITISYTLASEASQKSKEVAERRSGGGVYLSAVY; this is encoded by the exons CCATAACCAGAGGACCACAACTTTCCGGCATCCTGTGACTGGCCAGTTTTCTTCTGAGAACGGTGATTTCAGCATCAGAGAGCA GTCAAACCCCCGCATGTCTATGCCGCATCCCAGCCAGCGGCCCTCCAGCATGGTCAGCGagtcttctgcagctgtcaCCTCTTCCGTGACGGACGCCGTCTCCGGACCTAAG GGCTCCAAGTCGGGGGGAAAGGTCCACAACTTCGGAAAGAGGGACCATGCCATCAAAAGGAACCCAAACATACCAGTGGTAGTGAGAGGCTGGCTCTTCAAGCAG GACAGCTCCGGAATGAGGCTGTGGAAGCGGAGGTGGTTTGTCCTGTCTGATTTCTGCCTGTTTTATTACAAAG ACAGCCGGGAGGAGACAGTCTTGGGCAGTATTCCTCTGCCCAGTTATGTTGTCGCTCCGGTGGACCCCGACGACCACATCAGCCGCAAGTACGCCTTCAAG GCGGTGCACACAGGGATGCGCTCCTACATTTACAACAGGCACTCTGTGATTGGCTCTCAGGCTGAGCACAGCGGTATGCGCACGTACTACTTCAGCGCCGACACCCTGGAGGACATGAACGGTTGGGTCCGTGCCATGAACCAGGCGGCACTCATGCAGACCCATGGGCTCAGTAG GGAGACGACAAAGTCTAACAAGGATGGCAAGCTGGCCGCCCCGCAGGCGAATCACGTCAATGGAAAGCAGAAAAGCCCCGCCCAACTGGATGGCACGCGCCAGCCTGGGAGGCCGGAGAAGGTGAACAGCTTTGAGAGGTCTGACCCGGGGCGCGGGGAGCGCTATGGCTTCCGGAAAGATGAGGGTCGTGCCACTGGCAGGTCTCCGTCCGGAGGCAGGGACGTAGACGCCTTTTCCCCAAACTCATCCTTCTCACGGGCCCCGTCGGTGCCCCCCATGCACAAGATGGCCGTCCAGCCCGAGCAGAATGGAGGCGTACCGCACAGTCGGGGCGTGCCCCCCACCATGGGCATGGAGCAGCAGAGGAAGAACACGCTGGCCCAGGTGGAGCACTGGGTGAAGGTGCAGAAGGGAGACCCCATGAG CCTGCCGCCCTCTGAGCACACGCTCCAACGGAGAAGCCTGCGGCCGCAGGCGAACGCCGCGGATCCCTACCCGTCGTTGCCGAAGGCCTCGCGCCACTCGATGGGCGCTACCCCCCCTCTGGCACCCCGTCACCTGACCGGCGACTACAAGTATGCCCACGACCGGCTGAGTCACCTGCGCATGTCCACGGACGAGCGCGTGGCCCATAAGGAGGACACCGTGTGGCAGCTGTACGAGTGGCAGCAGCGGCAGCAGTTCCGCTACGGCAGCCCGACGGTGCCCATGTACGGCATCGACCCCACCTCCTTCAGGGCGGCCCTGGAGGTTCCCCGCTCTGTCTCGGTGCCTCCGTCGCCCTCCGATGTCCCCCCACAGGGGCCCCCACCGAAGACCCTTTCACCGCGGAGGCTTCACACACCCGCCGAGCGGGTGACCGTACGACCACCGCATGAGAGGCCGTCCGTGGTAGTGCCTCCCTCAGGCTCCCCCCTGCAAATGCGCACCCAGCTGTCCAAG ACTTCTCAGATGGAGAGGCGATCGATGCCGTCCATGGGCTACATCACGCACACAGTCAGCACCCCCAGTTTACATGGTAAATCG GCTGATGATACTTACATGCAGCTGAAGAAGGACCTGGAGTATCTAGACCTGAAG GTGCCCGGATGCGAGATGTTAAAAGACAAAACAACGAAACCTGTAAAAATAGCCGAGAGCGATGTAGAC GTGAAGCTGAGCAGACTGTGTGAGCAGGACAAGATCCTCCAGGACCTGGAGACACGGATCCGGACGCTAAAGGAGGATAAG GACAAGCTGGAGTCGGTGCTGGACATGTCCCACCAGCAGATGGAGCAGTACCGCGACCAGCCAGCCCATACCGAGAAGATTGCTTACCAGCAGAGGCTGCTGCGAGAAGATGTGGTGCACATCAGGGCAGAGATCTCCCAGCTGTCCACG GAGATGGAGAACGCTTGGAATCATTACAGCCGGCTGGAAACGGACCTGGAGCATTTAAGGGAGGCCTTGCAGGACCAGATGAGCCGGGACATCCTGTCACAG CAAGAGAAGGGTCAAATGAGGAAGGAGTTGTGGAGGATCGAGGATGTCATGGTGGGGCTAAGTTCCAGCAAGGCCAACTACAAAGTCACCATAGAATCTATACAGAACCCAG AGAGAAAACTCGTGCCTTCAGTGTCGTCGTCCTTTGTGCCTTCGCTGTCCATGAGCGTCTCCACGTCAACTGTCAAGCCGCCCCAGCGAGGCCCCACCCCCAATAGCCGGGGGTCGCAGCAGCCGACGTGGAGCCCCCCAGTGTATCAACAGCCTGCGCCGACGTGG GTCGATGAGGACGTCCCTCCCAGACCCCCCCTGCCCTACCTGTACAGCCCTGATGAGCAGCCCCCCgtcgtgccccccctccccaaggagGCGTCAGTCATCCGACACACGTCTGTCCGGGGCTTGAAGCGCCAATCCGATGAGAGGAGGCGAGACAGGGAGGTTGGTCCGTACATCAATGGAGACTACAAG GGGGAAATCCGGCCATACCTAAGTGAGCCGGACCTGCTTGGGTTGGGAGAACCGGACTTGAGCTACGAGATGCTGGAGCCGGATGCTGGCTACCAGACGTTACCGAGCAAAG GCCCAGCCAGCTCCAATTCAAGGCTGGACCCCGTCTCCTTCGTGGTGCTTAGAAGGGGATCGCCCGCATCTGGCCTGAAG GAGAGACCGAAGAGTGCCCTGGAGCGGCTGTACTCGGAGGAGCCTCGCCGTGGGGCCCGCATGAGTGCCGACGAGCAGGTGGAGCGCATGAAGAGGCACCAGAAAGCGCTGGTGCGAGACCGCAAGCGCACACTGAGCCAGGGGGGCGGAACCCgggcttcctcctcctcctcctcttcgtgCCCCCGGCCCCTCTCTGCCGACCTGGGCTCA TGGAGACGAGAGCAGGAATTCGACTTGCAGTTGCTGGACCGGGCGGTGCAAGGTGAGGAGCAGCACCCCGAGAACCAGGAGCACCAGCGCCCGCATTCGGATGAGTGGCTGGTCGTGAAGGCCAAGCCGTCACGGGAGCCAGACCAGGAGCCTCTGGACTACAGTCTTGACCTCACCCGTGAG CTCTCCAAGCCGCAGAAGGTGGCCATCCCAGAGCGCTACGTGGACTCAGATCCCGAGGAGCCGCTGAGCCCACAGGAGAAGGAGGCTCGTAACCGCAAAGTCGAGCGCATCAAGAGCATCCTGGCTAAATCCAG TCTTCAGAACCTCCAGCCACCAACTGCGCCGCTGAGGCCGGAATTCATGGACATTGACCAAGccttgcaggaacaggagcgcataATCACCATCTCCTACACGCTAGCGTCCGAGGCTTCGCAGAAGAGCAAGGAGGTGGCAG